A genome region from Streptomyces pratensis includes the following:
- a CDS encoding ABC transporter ATP-binding protein codes for MSDAIKKDSPAAETVPAQRSGDDKEFLSVRNLSVHFDTDDGLVKSVDGVSFDLKAGQTLGIVGESGSGKSVTSLGIMGLHTSERARIGGEIWLDGEELIGAGPERVRALRGQKMAMIFQDPLSALHPYYSIGAQIVEAHRVHNKVDKKTAKKRAVEMLDRVGIPEPHRRYEDYPHQFSGGMRQRAMIAMALVNNPQLLIADEPTTALDVTVQAQILDLIRDLQKEFGSAVVMITHDLGVVAEIADNLLVMYAGRCIERGSAEKVFYEPQHPYTWGLLGSMPRIDREQTERLIPVKGSPPSLINVPSGCAFHPRCPYADVPPDNITRTERPELQQVSDGHYSACHMSREQRDRIWTEEIAPKL; via the coding sequence ATGAGCGACGCAATCAAGAAGGACTCCCCGGCGGCGGAAACCGTTCCGGCGCAGAGGTCCGGCGACGACAAGGAATTCCTGTCCGTACGCAACCTCAGCGTCCACTTCGACACCGACGACGGCCTGGTCAAGTCCGTCGACGGCGTCAGCTTCGACCTGAAGGCCGGTCAGACCCTCGGCATCGTCGGCGAGTCCGGCTCCGGCAAGTCCGTGACCTCTCTGGGGATCATGGGTCTGCACACCTCGGAGCGCGCCCGGATCGGCGGTGAGATCTGGCTCGACGGCGAGGAGCTCATCGGCGCCGGCCCCGAGCGCGTACGAGCACTGCGCGGCCAGAAGATGGCCATGATCTTCCAGGACCCGCTGTCCGCCCTGCACCCGTACTACAGCATCGGCGCGCAGATCGTGGAGGCCCACCGGGTCCACAACAAGGTCGACAAGAAGACCGCCAAGAAGCGCGCCGTCGAGATGCTCGACCGCGTGGGGATCCCCGAGCCGCACCGCCGGTACGAGGACTACCCGCACCAGTTCTCCGGCGGCATGCGCCAGCGCGCGATGATCGCGATGGCCCTGGTCAACAACCCGCAGCTGCTCATCGCTGACGAGCCGACCACCGCCCTCGACGTGACCGTCCAGGCGCAGATCCTCGACCTCATCCGCGACCTGCAGAAGGAGTTCGGCTCCGCGGTCGTCATGATCACGCACGACCTCGGTGTCGTCGCCGAGATCGCGGACAACCTGCTCGTGATGTACGCGGGACGCTGCATCGAGCGCGGCAGCGCCGAGAAGGTGTTCTACGAGCCCCAGCACCCCTACACCTGGGGTCTGCTCGGCTCGATGCCGCGTATCGACAGGGAACAGACCGAGCGGCTCATCCCCGTCAAGGGCTCGCCGCCCAGTCTGATCAACGTCCCGTCGGGCTGCGCCTTCCACCCGCGCTGCCCGTACGCCGACGTCCCGCCGGACAACATCACCCGCACCGAGCGTCCGGAGCTGCAGCAGGTCAGCGACGGGCACTACTCCGCGTGCCACATGTCGCGTGAGCAGCGCGACCGTATCTGGACCGAAGAGATTGCGCCGAAGCTGTGA
- a CDS encoding ABC transporter ATP-binding protein — MTDLNKKTPAPAAAGSDGSGSEPLLKVEGLVKHFPITKGVLKRKVGAVQAVDGLTFDVRPGETLGVVGESGCGKSTMGRLVTRLLEPTGGKVEFQGRDITHMSAGRLRPMRRDIQMIFQDPYGSLNPRHTVGGIVGTPFRLQGVKPEGGVKAEVQRLLELVGLNPEHYNRYPHEFSGGQRQRIGIARALALKPKLVVADEPVSALDVSIQAQVVNLLDDLQEELGLTYMIIAHDLSVIRHVSDRIAVMYLGKIVELADRTSLYEAPMHPYTNALMSAVPVPDPRRRGAKSERILLKGDVPSPISPPSGCRFHTRCWKATQVCKTTEPPLLQLKTGHQVACHHPENGEDQAPGDAPLVADVITVKSATAPVAATAPVAAEAAEAPESEKASEPEPESEPEASEKAPGSEASEKAPGSEPKSGPEASDAEETPEPAASKADGADEAGEADGSDGADEPAASKGPEGSDGPVPDGSKGSAAPSTGAEGKA; from the coding sequence GTGACTGATCTGAACAAGAAGACTCCCGCGCCCGCCGCGGCAGGGTCGGACGGGTCCGGTTCCGAGCCGCTCCTCAAGGTCGAAGGCCTGGTCAAGCACTTCCCGATCACCAAGGGCGTGCTGAAGCGCAAGGTCGGCGCGGTCCAGGCCGTGGACGGCCTCACCTTCGACGTGCGTCCCGGGGAGACCCTCGGCGTCGTCGGGGAGTCGGGCTGCGGCAAGTCGACCATGGGCCGGCTGGTGACCCGTCTGCTGGAGCCGACCGGCGGCAAGGTCGAGTTCCAGGGCCGCGACATCACGCACATGTCCGCGGGGCGGCTCCGGCCGATGCGCCGCGACATCCAGATGATCTTCCAGGACCCGTACGGCTCGCTGAACCCGCGCCACACGGTCGGCGGGATCGTCGGAACCCCCTTCCGCCTCCAGGGAGTCAAGCCCGAGGGCGGTGTGAAGGCGGAGGTCCAGCGGCTGCTGGAGCTGGTGGGGCTCAACCCCGAGCACTACAACCGCTACCCGCACGAGTTCTCCGGCGGTCAGCGCCAGCGCATCGGTATCGCCCGGGCGCTCGCGCTGAAGCCGAAGCTGGTCGTCGCGGACGAGCCGGTCTCGGCGCTGGACGTGTCGATCCAGGCACAGGTGGTGAACCTGCTGGACGACCTCCAGGAGGAGCTCGGGCTCACCTACATGATCATCGCGCACGACCTGTCGGTCATCCGCCACGTCTCGGACCGGATCGCGGTCATGTACCTCGGCAAGATCGTCGAGCTGGCGGACCGCACGTCGCTGTACGAGGCGCCCATGCACCCGTACACGAACGCGCTGATGTCCGCGGTGCCGGTCCCGGACCCGCGCCGGCGCGGTGCCAAGAGCGAGCGCATCCTGCTCAAGGGCGACGTGCCGTCGCCGATCTCGCCGCCGAGCGGCTGCCGCTTCCACACGCGGTGCTGGAAGGCGACGCAGGTCTGCAAGACGACGGAGCCGCCGCTGCTCCAGCTGAAGACCGGGCACCAGGTGGCGTGCCACCACCCGGAGAACGGCGAGGACCAGGCACCGGGGGACGCGCCGCTCGTCGCGGACGTCATCACGGTGAAGTCGGCCACGGCGCCGGTGGCGGCCACGGCGCCGGTGGCGGCGGAGGCAGCCGAGGCGCCGGAGTCGGAGAAGGCTTCCGAGCCCGAGCCCGAGTCCGAGCCCGAGGCGTCGGAGAAGGCTCCCGGGTCCGAGGCGTCGGAGAAGGCTCCCGGGTCCGAGCCCAAGTCCGGGCCCGAGGCGTCGGACGCGGAGGAGACTCCCGAGCCCGCGGCTTCGAAGGCTGACGGGGCCGACGAGGCTGGTGAGGCCGACGGGTCCGACGGGGCTGACGAGCCCGCCGCTTCGAAGGGCCCGGAGGGGTCCGACGGGCCGGTCCCCGACGGCTCCAAGGGTTCCGCCGCACCGTCCACGGGTGCGGAGGGCAAGGCGTAG
- a CDS encoding ABC transporter permease codes for MAAYIIRRVFAAVLLLLVVSAVTFAIFFLVPRLGGQTLDSMAAQYVGKSPDPDVIAAVKKNLGLDQPLYMQYWNFIKGIVVGADYQFGPDPVTCNAPCFGYSFKTHTEIWPQLVDRVPVTLSLAVGAAVIWVVSGVAIGVVSALKRGSLFDRLSMGVALAGVSLPMFFTGLVVLALFGNGEYVPFADDPLAWAGSLVLPWCTLALLYSALYARLTRAGMLETMGEDYIRTARAKGLKERKVVVKHGLRSALTPLVTIFGMDFALLLGGAVITERVFSFQGLGAFAIQGVTTADLPKVMGVTLVAAFFIVICNLLVDLVYAAIDPRVRLS; via the coding sequence GTGGCTGCGTACATCATCCGACGCGTATTCGCCGCGGTGTTGCTGCTGCTGGTGGTCAGCGCAGTCACGTTCGCGATCTTCTTCCTGGTGCCCCGCCTCGGCGGGCAGACCCTCGACTCGATGGCCGCCCAGTACGTCGGGAAGAGCCCCGACCCCGACGTCATCGCGGCGGTCAAGAAGAACCTGGGGCTCGACCAGCCCCTGTACATGCAGTACTGGAACTTCATCAAGGGCATCGTCGTCGGCGCCGACTACCAGTTCGGCCCCGACCCCGTCACCTGTAACGCCCCCTGCTTCGGCTACTCCTTCAAGACCCACACCGAGATCTGGCCGCAGCTCGTCGACCGCGTCCCGGTCACGCTGTCGCTGGCCGTCGGTGCCGCTGTCATCTGGGTCGTCTCCGGTGTCGCGATCGGTGTCGTCTCCGCGCTGAAGCGGGGATCGCTCTTCGACCGCCTCTCCATGGGCGTCGCCCTCGCCGGTGTCTCGCTGCCGATGTTCTTCACCGGCCTCGTCGTACTGGCACTGTTCGGCAACGGGGAGTACGTACCGTTCGCCGACGATCCGCTCGCCTGGGCGGGCAGTCTGGTCCTGCCCTGGTGCACGCTCGCCCTGCTGTACTCCGCGCTCTACGCCCGGCTCACCCGGGCCGGGATGCTGGAGACGATGGGCGAGGACTACATCAGAACCGCGCGGGCCAAGGGCCTCAAGGAACGCAAGGTGGTCGTCAAGCACGGGCTGCGCTCGGCGCTCACCCCGCTCGTCACCATCTTCGGCATGGACTTCGCGCTGCTGCTCGGCGGCGCGGTCATCACCGAACGGGTCTTCTCCTTCCAGGGGCTGGGTGCCTTCGCCATCCAGGGCGTCACCACCGCCGACCTGCCCAAGGTGATGGGCGTGACCCTGGTCGCCGCCTTCTTCATCGTCATCTGCAACCTGCTGGTGGACCTCGTGTACGCCGCGATCGACCCCCGGGTGAGGCTCTCATGA
- a CDS encoding trimeric intracellular cation channel family protein, with protein sequence MLNELFTPSVQHALDIVGIFVFAISGALLAVRKNFDVFGIAVLAEVTALGGGIFRDVMIGALPPAAFTDLGYFVTPLLAAGLVFFLHPHVERIQVGVNVFDAAGLGLFCVSGTIKAYEYGLGLTSSAALGLATAVGGGVLRDVLANEVPSLLRWDRDLYAVPAIVGAVMVVLCIRFEVLNAYTSGAAAITAFVLRLFAMRFHWRAPRAYNRRSASSEETPAVI encoded by the coding sequence GTGCTCAACGAACTCTTCACCCCCTCCGTCCAGCATGCGCTCGACATCGTCGGAATCTTCGTCTTCGCGATCTCGGGCGCCCTGCTCGCCGTACGCAAGAACTTCGATGTCTTCGGCATCGCGGTGCTCGCCGAGGTGACAGCGCTGGGCGGGGGGATCTTCCGTGACGTGATGATCGGCGCGCTGCCTCCGGCCGCCTTCACGGATCTCGGCTACTTCGTGACCCCGCTCCTCGCCGCCGGCCTTGTCTTCTTCCTGCACCCGCACGTGGAGCGGATCCAGGTCGGCGTCAACGTCTTCGACGCGGCAGGACTGGGGCTCTTCTGCGTGTCAGGCACGATCAAGGCGTACGAATACGGTCTCGGCCTCACCTCGTCCGCCGCCCTCGGGCTGGCCACCGCCGTCGGCGGCGGTGTGCTGCGCGACGTCCTGGCGAACGAGGTGCCCTCGCTGCTGCGCTGGGACCGTGACCTCTACGCCGTGCCCGCGATCGTCGGCGCCGTCATGGTGGTCCTCTGCATCCGCTTCGAGGTCCTCAACGCCTACACCAGCGGCGCCGCCGCGATCACCGCGTTCGTCCTGCGGCTGTTCGCCATGCGCTTCCACTGGAGGGCCCCGCGCGCCTACAACAGGCGCTCCGCCAGCTCGGAGGAAACTCCGGCCGTCATCTGA